The Alnus glutinosa chromosome 10, dhAlnGlut1.1, whole genome shotgun sequence DNA window GCAACGCTACATGTAGCATTGTACTGTTCACATGtatgtcttttattttattgtttatctcACGGAAAATGAGGAATGCTCACACTCCTTGTTAGCTCTAACCTCTGCAACCTCAAATGGCTCAAACGTGAAAACCCTCTCATTTCGAACCCACAATCCAAAATGAAGCTCACTAATCCTTGacccaggggcggagccaccttgTGCCTTGGGGGAGCCTagcccctccccccccccccccccccccccaaggacCAAAGTGGTccgcaaaacaaaacaaaaaattaaaaattttactccttttttttttattaatttccccccccccccaattttatttatttatttattttttcaatttggcccccccacaTCTCAAATCCTAGCTCCTCCCCTGCCTCAACCCGTCACAAATTCCACCATTTATCCAAAACAGAGAAACCTCCGTACCTCCAAATTCACCTCCCAAGATAATGACGAAAACGACTCACACTTCGTATTGATCCTCGAAGACATCGTGCGAGGAAACCAGAGCTGGAAAGTCGCGCTCGATGGTGTCTTGGTTGTGAAGCTCATGAAAGAGAATAAATTGTTGCCTAAAGTTAGAACTCGGAATGCCCTTTTAAACGGGCTAGTGAGAATTAGGCAATTTGATTTAGTTTTGCAATGGTTTGATGAGTTTGCAATTGCGCGTATTCGGCCCGATGTTTATATGAATTGGATGTGTATATTAACAAAAGTCTGATTCATTTATATGGTACTTGTGGGTGTCTGGATTTAGCAcggaaaaaatttgaaattatgcCAGAAAGGAATGTGGTTCCACGGAATGCCATAGTTGATTCTTGTGTTCGGTTAGGCGAGTTTGATACTGCATTAAAACTATTTGGTGAGATATTGAACATGTTTGAGCCTGATGGGCACATGATGCAGAGTGTTATTAGTGCTTGTGTTGGTCTGGGTTCTATGTCTTTGGGGATGTGGGCTCATACTTGTTTGTTGAGAAAGTGTCGTGCTGAAATGGTTGATGATGTTTTGGTGAACAATTGCTTGGTGGATATGTATTGCAAATGTGGGTCATGGCAAATTGCTCAACAAATCGTTGAGAGGATGCCTAAACGCGATGTAAATTCGAGGAATTCAATGATTTTGGGGTTAGCCATGCATGGGAAGGCTAAGGCAGCATTGGAGTATTTTGACCGTATGGTTGGGATGGAGAGGTTTGTGCCTGATTTCATCACGTTTGTTGGTGTTTTGGGCGCATGTAACCACATAGGCCTTCTGAGAAAAAAATGAACGTTCGAAAAATTTGCGTcaaaaaaataacagatttaacaaaaacgactattaaaaaaaatgcctaGTAGAAAAATGGTCGTTCGAGAAAAAATGACTGTTGAAAAATTTACGTTTGAAAAATGACCATTTTAGCAAAATGACcgttaaaaaatatgataattaaaaaagtaataaagaaa harbors:
- the LOC133879107 gene encoding pentatricopeptide repeat-containing protein At1g59720, chloroplastic/mitochondrial-like — its product is MNQLTESFAALKKTVEKNEVQAEKKYTDLLKNMEEIQKKMEGMQTSSDVCNCAYSARCLYELDVYINKSLIHLYGTCGCLDLARKKFEIMPERNVVPRNAIVDSCVRLGEFDTALKLFGEILNMFEPDGHMMQSVISACVGLGSMSLGMWAHTCLLRKCRAEMVDDVLVNNCLVDMYCKCGSWQIAQQIVERMPKRDVNSRNSMILGLAMHGKAKAALEYFDRMVGMERFVPDFITFACFLVSISGSECMQEVQTVDEV